Proteins from one Arthrobacter sp. DNA4 genomic window:
- a CDS encoding ferredoxin--NADP reductase, which yields MSPVDTPQIDPCPSLTGRIGTAVGRFTMYRLILVVLAVLAAYSLLLNVLGWLTFGIPEMLAHLALCLGLTYAANRALAALFRVNPHTESSLITGLLLYFLFWPSLQPRDLAGVALACVLASASKYALAWRGRHIFNPAAAGAFATGLTGLNIATWWAATPAMLWVLVPGVLLVLHRTRKMLMASVFTGVATAIITLELLRSGMTAGMGVWQALAQRPVLFFVGFMLTEPLTLPPRRHQQLALAAVVGVLFAVPWNLGIVANSPEAALLAGNLLAFLAGQRGAVKLRFAGTRPLTPTTAEFSFEPARPVRFLPGQYMELDLPQARPDGKGRRRVFSLTGSPGERLVKFGVRTAGPLSAAKESLLALQPGDEVTATAVGGDFILPRDPRRPVLLIAAGIGITPFVSHLSSGALRERDAVLLLLARSADEVAYAEELRTSGMRVLVRLADGSDPPSGLASASASAARTGAPGRLDGKALAELVPDIDRREVYVSGSPASVASLRRAARRAGARRVRTDSFSGY from the coding sequence ATGAGCCCCGTGGACACACCGCAAATCGACCCGTGCCCCTCCCTGACGGGCCGGATAGGCACCGCCGTGGGCAGGTTCACCATGTACCGGCTCATCCTTGTGGTCCTGGCTGTACTCGCCGCGTACAGCCTGCTGCTGAATGTGCTGGGCTGGCTGACTTTCGGAATCCCGGAAATGCTGGCACACCTGGCGCTGTGCCTGGGTTTGACCTACGCCGCCAACCGGGCGCTGGCGGCACTGTTCCGGGTCAATCCCCATACGGAGTCCTCGCTGATCACCGGGCTGCTGCTCTATTTCCTGTTCTGGCCGTCCCTGCAGCCGAGGGACCTGGCAGGGGTGGCGCTGGCGTGCGTGCTGGCGTCGGCGTCCAAATACGCATTGGCGTGGCGCGGACGGCACATATTCAATCCCGCCGCGGCCGGCGCGTTTGCCACTGGACTCACCGGGCTGAACATCGCCACGTGGTGGGCCGCGACGCCGGCCATGCTCTGGGTGCTGGTCCCGGGCGTGCTGCTGGTCCTGCACCGGACACGCAAGATGCTGATGGCATCCGTGTTCACGGGGGTGGCCACCGCGATCATTACCCTTGAACTGCTTCGCTCGGGGATGACGGCCGGGATGGGAGTCTGGCAGGCCCTCGCCCAGCGTCCGGTGCTCTTCTTTGTGGGCTTCATGCTGACCGAGCCCCTTACGTTGCCACCGCGCCGCCACCAGCAGCTGGCACTTGCAGCCGTGGTTGGGGTGCTCTTCGCGGTGCCGTGGAACCTGGGCATTGTGGCCAACTCCCCGGAGGCTGCGCTGCTGGCGGGCAACCTGCTGGCTTTCCTGGCGGGCCAGCGCGGGGCCGTAAAGCTCCGGTTCGCGGGGACGCGCCCGCTGACGCCCACCACCGCCGAGTTCTCGTTCGAGCCCGCCCGGCCGGTACGTTTCCTCCCCGGACAGTACATGGAGCTGGACCTGCCGCAGGCCAGGCCGGATGGAAAAGGCCGGCGCCGGGTGTTCAGCCTGACCGGCTCCCCCGGCGAGCGCCTGGTGAAGTTTGGCGTCCGGACGGCGGGCCCTTTGTCAGCGGCAAAGGAGTCGCTCCTGGCGCTGCAGCCGGGTGACGAAGTGACAGCCACGGCGGTGGGCGGCGACTTTATCCTGCCGCGGGATCCCCGCCGGCCGGTGCTGCTCATCGCGGCGGGCATCGGCATCACCCCATTTGTGTCCCACCTGTCCTCGGGCGCCTTGCGGGAACGGGACGCTGTGCTCCTGCTCCTGGCCAGGAGCGCTGACGAGGTGGCCTACGCGGAAGAACTCCGGACGTCCGGCATGCGTGTACTGGTGCGGCTGGCGGATGGCTCCGACCCGCCGTCCGGCCTGGCCTCCGCTTCCGCTTCCGCCGCCAGAACCGGTGCGCCCGGCCGGTTGGATGGAAAGGCGCTTGCGGAGCTTGTCCCGGATATCGACCGCCGGGAGGTCTACGTTTCCGGCTCGCCCGCAAGCGTCGCATCCCTCCGCCGCGCGGCCAGGCGGGCCGGGGCACGGAGGGTCCGGACGGACTCTTTCTCGGGCTACTGA
- a CDS encoding cation diffusion facilitator family transporter — translation MAETEKRTKSSSTLLTVIIAFVANVLVAAAKSVAAVLSGSASMAAEAAHSWADTGNQVFLFFAERRSARPRDKSHPMGYGREAYVWSMFAAFGLFTAGAVVSIMHGIQEIIAPEPASDFTVAYVVLAVAFVFEGVSFVQAFRQTRKAAHELERHTLEQVLISSDPTLRAVFAEDAAALIGLVVAFVGVFLHQVTGSPLPDAIGSIVVGVLLAVVAVVLIDRNRRFLVGQGVTPDIERSMARRVLEHRDIARLTYLHLEFVGPRKLYLVAAVDLEGDHPEHEVAVALRRIERELEDHETVEEAVLTLATLDEAALRF, via the coding sequence ATGGCTGAAACCGAAAAGCGAACCAAATCCAGTTCCACCCTGCTGACTGTCATCATCGCCTTCGTGGCGAATGTGCTCGTGGCGGCGGCAAAGTCGGTGGCCGCTGTCCTTTCCGGCTCGGCCTCCATGGCCGCGGAGGCAGCGCATTCCTGGGCGGATACGGGAAACCAGGTGTTCCTGTTCTTCGCGGAGCGGCGGTCCGCCCGGCCCCGGGACAAGAGCCACCCGATGGGATACGGCCGGGAGGCCTATGTCTGGTCGATGTTCGCCGCGTTCGGCCTTTTTACCGCCGGGGCAGTGGTGTCCATCATGCACGGCATCCAGGAGATCATTGCCCCTGAACCGGCGTCGGACTTCACCGTGGCGTACGTCGTCCTTGCCGTGGCCTTCGTCTTCGAGGGAGTCTCCTTCGTCCAGGCGTTCCGCCAGACCCGGAAGGCGGCCCACGAGCTCGAACGGCACACCCTTGAACAGGTCCTGATCAGCTCCGATCCCACCCTGCGCGCGGTCTTCGCCGAGGATGCCGCAGCGCTGATCGGCCTCGTGGTGGCGTTCGTGGGCGTATTCCTGCACCAGGTCACCGGCTCGCCGCTGCCGGACGCGATCGGTTCGATCGTCGTCGGCGTGTTGCTCGCCGTCGTCGCGGTTGTCCTGATCGACCGCAACAGGCGCTTCCTGGTGGGCCAGGGCGTCACCCCGGACATCGAGCGCTCCATGGCCCGGCGGGTGCTGGAGCACCGCGACATCGCCCGGCTCACCTACCTGCACCTGGAATTCGTCGGCCCGCGCAAGCTGTACCTGGTGGCTGCGGTGGATCTGGAGGGGGACCACCCGGAGCACGAGGTGGCGGTGGCGCTGCGCCGGATTGAGCGTGAGCTGGAAGACCACGAAACGGTGGAGGAAGCCGTCCTGACCCTCGCAACCCTTGACGAGGCAGCCCTGCGTTTCTAA
- a CDS encoding protealysin inhibitor emfourin, whose product MKIKVERTGGIAAVTRVWTVDARTDSDLSQWQPIVEACPWDAVPSTPRAAAAAFEAPQPDRFIYSITAGQRRAALPEHALTGPWRILVDTARAAAEEAGGPLPGADTDGPG is encoded by the coding sequence ATGAAGATCAAGGTGGAGCGCACCGGCGGGATCGCGGCGGTCACGCGCGTGTGGACGGTGGACGCCCGGACGGACAGCGACCTCAGCCAGTGGCAGCCCATTGTCGAGGCCTGCCCGTGGGATGCGGTTCCCAGCACGCCACGGGCGGCCGCGGCGGCCTTCGAGGCGCCCCAGCCGGACCGCTTCATCTACTCAATCACCGCAGGGCAGCGCAGGGCTGCCCTGCCCGAGCATGCCCTCACCGGTCCATGGCGCATCCTGGTTGATACCGCGAGGGCCGCCGCGGAGGAAGCCGGCGGACCACTTCCCGGCGCGGACACCGACGGGCCCGGCTGA
- the lysA gene encoding diaminopimelate decarboxylase: MTHTAAHGSPLAPEWLAVPDDLNALHEPIWAGDAARNADGELAIGGIPVSELQRQYGTPLFVMSENDFRARARAFSDAFNDAFADICGGVDVYYAGKSFLCTAVVRWVEEEGLRLDTASGGELAVAYRAGIPGADVALHGNNKSDGEIHRALDMGLGRIVVDSLDELVRVGAIAQGRGERAKVMLRLTPGVHAHTHEFIATAHEDQKFGLSMAADTTDEAGISAAEEAVAAASAHPGIELLGLHCHIGSQIFEPDGFALAAEKLLRFLAAMQEKYSITLPELDLGGGYGIAYTPVDTPRPAAEIANAMAAVVRSTCAELGIDAPRISIEPGRAIVGSTTFTLYEVGTLKTVRVDAPGTSGDGDAGNNVTYPRRYVSVDGGMSDNARPVLYDADYSAVLASRTSSAAPQLSRVVGKHCESGDIVVRDVYLPEDVAAGDLLAVPGTGAYCWALSSNYNYLARPGVVAVRDGSSRLIVRGETEEDLLNRDMGA; this comes from the coding sequence ATGACGCACACAGCAGCACACGGCTCTCCGCTTGCCCCGGAGTGGCTTGCCGTTCCGGATGACCTCAATGCCCTCCACGAACCGATATGGGCCGGTGACGCAGCGCGGAACGCCGATGGTGAACTTGCCATCGGCGGGATCCCCGTCAGCGAGTTGCAGCGGCAATACGGGACCCCGCTTTTCGTCATGAGCGAGAACGACTTCCGTGCCCGGGCCAGGGCATTCAGCGACGCGTTCAACGACGCCTTCGCGGATATCTGCGGGGGAGTGGATGTCTACTACGCCGGCAAGTCGTTCCTCTGCACGGCGGTGGTCCGCTGGGTGGAGGAAGAAGGGCTGCGGCTGGACACGGCCTCGGGCGGGGAACTCGCCGTGGCCTACCGGGCCGGAATTCCCGGGGCGGACGTCGCCCTGCACGGCAACAACAAGTCCGACGGCGAGATCCACAGGGCGCTTGACATGGGCCTGGGGCGGATCGTGGTGGACAGCCTGGATGAGCTCGTGCGCGTCGGCGCGATCGCGCAGGGACGCGGGGAGCGGGCGAAGGTCATGCTGCGGCTCACCCCCGGCGTGCATGCCCACACGCACGAATTCATCGCCACCGCCCACGAGGACCAGAAGTTCGGCCTCTCCATGGCTGCCGACACCACCGATGAAGCCGGCATCTCCGCTGCCGAGGAAGCGGTGGCAGCTGCATCAGCGCATCCCGGCATCGAGCTGCTGGGCCTGCACTGCCACATCGGATCCCAGATTTTCGAGCCGGACGGCTTTGCGCTGGCCGCGGAGAAGCTGCTGCGCTTCCTTGCCGCCATGCAGGAAAAGTACTCCATCACCCTGCCGGAACTGGACCTTGGCGGCGGCTACGGGATCGCCTACACGCCGGTGGACACCCCGCGCCCTGCAGCGGAGATCGCCAACGCGATGGCCGCCGTCGTGCGCTCCACCTGCGCCGAGCTTGGCATCGACGCGCCGCGCATCTCCATCGAACCGGGACGCGCCATCGTTGGCAGCACCACCTTCACCCTGTACGAAGTGGGCACGCTGAAGACGGTCCGCGTGGACGCACCCGGCACGTCCGGCGACGGTGACGCGGGCAACAACGTTACGTATCCCCGGCGGTATGTTTCGGTGGACGGCGGCATGAGCGACAACGCCCGCCCGGTGCTGTACGACGCGGATTATTCGGCCGTCCTGGCCTCCCGCACCTCCAGCGCCGCCCCGCAGTTGTCCCGCGTAGTGGGCAAACATTGCGAGAGCGGCGACATAGTTGTTAGAGATGTATATCTGCCCGAGGACGTGGCAGCCGGTGATCTGCTTGCTGTACCGGGAACCGGCGCCTACTGCTGGGCCCTCTCGAGCAACTACAACTATCTGGCCCGGCCGGGCGTTGTCGCGGTGCGCGACGGATCTTCCCGGCTGATTGTCCGCGGGGAAACCGAAGAAGATCTGCTGAACCGCGACATGGGAGCCTGA
- a CDS encoding FMN-binding protein: protein MSLAGTVAGCAPSTADGTPGTAAAPGAPAAGSSLAVSGGNYKDGTYNADGNYVSPNGTETVGLQLTLAAGKVTDVQITEHPSNPNTRKFQGQFAGGIAAQVVGRNIDELNVSKVSGSSLTSGGFNQALEKIKAEAH from the coding sequence CTGTCCCTGGCGGGAACCGTGGCGGGCTGCGCGCCGTCCACCGCCGACGGCACCCCCGGCACTGCCGCGGCACCGGGCGCCCCCGCTGCCGGATCCTCCCTGGCCGTCAGCGGCGGCAACTACAAAGACGGAACCTACAATGCGGACGGCAACTACGTCTCGCCCAACGGCACGGAGACGGTGGGTTTGCAGCTGACGCTTGCAGCGGGCAAAGTCACGGACGTGCAGATCACCGAGCACCCGTCCAATCCCAACACCCGCAAATTCCAGGGCCAGTTCGCCGGGGGCATCGCAGCCCAGGTGGTGGGCAGGAACATCGATGAACTCAACGTCTCCAAGGTTTCCGGCTCCTCACTGACCAGCGGAGGTTTCAACCAGGCGCTGGAGAAGATCAAGGCGGAGGCGCACTAG
- the argS gene encoding arginine--tRNA ligase, with amino-acid sequence MTPEELSLAISACLKDAVAAGDIALAASAIPAEVRVERPKNRDHGDWATNIALQLAKQAGTNPREFAAVLSSRLKSIDGVSAVDIAGPGFLNITVDAAAAGALAKAIVEAGKDYGTNTALAGRTVNMEFVSANPTGPLHIGHTRWAALGDSIARVLRASGADVTAEYYINDAGSQMNTFANSVYSRLHGLPVPDGGYPGQYIAELGHEVLTAHPDIRELTEVAALPVIRAAAYEAQMKDIKATLADFGVEFDVFFSEQELHDAGAIESAVARLREQGHVFDDGGAVWLRTTDFGDDKDRVMIRANGEPTYFAADAAYYLSKKDRGFTEKIYLLGADHHGYINRLKAIAAAAGDDPEVNIEVLIGQLVSVNGAKLSKRAGNIIELKDLIDWLGKDAVRYSLARFPADSPLTLDPDLLKKHSNENPVFYVQYAHARSRGAARNAVAAGVERQVDGQDSFDASLLDHATENELLSYLGSYPSIVAKAAELREPHRVARHLEAIAGAYHRWYDACRIAPMGEEPVTDLNRTRLWLNDATSQVLANGLDLLGVSAPERM; translated from the coding sequence GTGACTCCCGAAGAACTTTCCCTCGCCATATCCGCCTGCCTCAAGGACGCCGTCGCCGCCGGCGATATTGCCCTTGCGGCATCAGCCATTCCGGCTGAGGTGCGCGTGGAGCGACCCAAGAACCGGGACCACGGCGACTGGGCCACCAACATCGCCCTCCAGCTCGCCAAGCAGGCCGGCACCAACCCGCGCGAATTCGCCGCCGTCCTCAGCAGCCGGCTCAAGTCCATCGACGGCGTCTCCGCCGTGGATATCGCCGGGCCCGGATTCCTGAACATCACCGTGGACGCCGCAGCCGCCGGTGCCCTGGCCAAGGCCATCGTCGAGGCCGGCAAGGACTACGGCACCAACACTGCGCTCGCCGGGCGCACCGTCAACATGGAGTTTGTCTCCGCCAACCCCACCGGGCCGCTGCACATCGGGCACACCCGCTGGGCCGCCCTGGGCGACTCGATCGCCCGCGTGCTGCGCGCTTCGGGCGCGGATGTCACCGCGGAGTACTACATCAACGACGCCGGCTCGCAGATGAACACCTTCGCCAACTCCGTCTACTCCCGCCTGCATGGCCTTCCGGTGCCGGACGGAGGCTACCCCGGGCAGTACATCGCCGAGCTTGGACATGAAGTCCTCACCGCGCACCCGGACATCCGCGAGCTCACCGAAGTGGCCGCCCTTCCGGTCATCCGGGCCGCCGCCTACGAGGCCCAGATGAAGGACATCAAGGCCACCCTGGCGGACTTCGGCGTCGAGTTCGACGTCTTCTTCTCCGAGCAGGAACTGCACGACGCCGGCGCCATTGAAAGTGCCGTGGCGCGCCTTCGCGAGCAGGGCCACGTGTTCGACGACGGCGGTGCGGTCTGGTTGCGGACCACGGACTTTGGCGACGACAAGGACCGCGTCATGATCCGCGCCAACGGCGAGCCCACGTACTTCGCCGCGGACGCTGCCTACTACCTGTCCAAGAAGGACCGCGGCTTCACGGAGAAGATCTACCTCCTGGGCGCCGACCACCACGGCTACATCAACCGGCTCAAGGCCATCGCCGCCGCCGCCGGTGACGACCCCGAGGTGAACATCGAAGTGCTGATCGGCCAGTTGGTGTCAGTCAACGGCGCCAAGCTGTCCAAGCGCGCCGGCAACATTATCGAACTCAAGGACCTGATCGACTGGCTGGGCAAGGATGCAGTCCGCTACTCCCTGGCACGGTTCCCCGCCGACTCGCCGCTGACCCTTGATCCTGATCTGCTGAAGAAGCACAGCAACGAGAACCCTGTGTTCTACGTCCAGTACGCCCACGCCCGCTCCCGGGGCGCCGCGCGCAACGCTGTGGCCGCCGGCGTCGAACGCCAGGTGGACGGCCAGGACAGCTTCGATGCTTCACTCCTGGACCACGCCACGGAAAACGAGCTGCTGTCCTACCTGGGCAGCTACCCGTCGATCGTGGCCAAGGCTGCTGAACTGCGCGAACCGCACCGCGTGGCGCGACACCTGGAGGCCATCGCAGGGGCGTACCACCGCTGGTACGACGCCTGCCGTATCGCCCCCATGGGTGAAGAACCCGTCACGGACCTCAACCGCACCCGGCTCTGGCTTAATGACGCCACCAGCCAGGTGCTGGCGAACGGCCTTGACCTGCTGGGCGTTTCCGCGCCGGAACGGATGTAG
- a CDS encoding M4 family metallopeptidase: protein MHVPFCSIIPPYMLRRLAQQDAPEFSSAASAARKALGHVELFQAARSQAVPPLPPGLRPEKPGPVNRAVYDAAGDETLPGRPVREEGGPATGDAATDEAYDGLGNTHRLYADAFGRDSVDGRGLKLDATVHFGKLYDNAFWNGSQMVFGDGDGDVFERFTKSVSVIGHELAHGVTQYTAGLVYRNQAGALNESMSDVFGALVEQYVRNQTAAQASWLIGEGLFTSKVQGRALRSMKAPGTAYDDDVLGKDPQPDSMDSYVRTSADNGGVHINSGIPNRAFYLVAEALGGCAWEAPGRIWYETLTNGSLPPAATFTVFARATVRAAADLFGPESPEHDAVGAAWETVKVKV, encoded by the coding sequence ATGCACGTTCCATTCTGTTCAATCATTCCGCCGTACATGCTGCGGCGACTGGCGCAGCAGGATGCGCCGGAGTTTTCGTCCGCGGCAAGCGCCGCCAGGAAAGCGCTGGGACACGTCGAATTGTTCCAGGCTGCGCGTTCGCAGGCTGTTCCGCCCCTCCCGCCGGGCCTGCGGCCGGAAAAGCCAGGGCCCGTCAACCGCGCCGTCTACGACGCCGCCGGGGACGAAACCCTCCCGGGCAGGCCTGTCCGCGAAGAAGGCGGACCAGCCACCGGCGATGCCGCCACTGACGAGGCCTATGACGGGCTGGGGAACACGCACAGGCTGTATGCCGACGCCTTCGGGCGGGATTCGGTGGACGGCCGCGGGCTGAAGCTGGACGCCACGGTGCACTTTGGCAAGCTGTACGACAACGCCTTCTGGAACGGCAGCCAGATGGTCTTCGGCGATGGCGACGGCGACGTCTTCGAACGCTTCACCAAATCCGTAAGCGTCATCGGGCACGAGCTGGCACACGGGGTCACGCAGTACACGGCGGGGCTTGTGTACCGGAACCAGGCGGGTGCCCTGAACGAATCCATGTCCGACGTCTTCGGCGCGCTCGTTGAGCAGTACGTTAGGAACCAGACCGCCGCGCAGGCCAGCTGGCTGATCGGGGAAGGGCTCTTTACGTCCAAGGTCCAGGGGCGGGCCCTGCGGTCCATGAAGGCGCCGGGGACTGCGTACGACGACGATGTGCTGGGCAAGGACCCGCAGCCTGACTCCATGGACTCCTACGTCCGGACCAGCGCGGACAATGGCGGCGTACACATCAACTCCGGCATCCCCAACCGCGCCTTTTACCTGGTCGCGGAGGCATTGGGCGGCTGCGCGTGGGAGGCTCCGGGCCGTATCTGGTACGAGACCCTGACCAACGGTTCCCTGCCGCCCGCCGCCACGTTCACGGTCTTTGCCCGTGCCACGGTCCGCGCTGCCGCCGACCTTTTTGGCCCGGAGTCCCCGGAGCATGACGCCGTTGGGGCGGCGTGGGAGACTGTGAAGGTCAAGGTTTAA